One window of the Cryptomeria japonica chromosome 7, Sugi_1.0, whole genome shotgun sequence genome contains the following:
- the LOC131065603 gene encoding mitotic spindle checkpoint protein MAD2: MSCARTARDIITLKGSAAIVSEFFAYAANSILYNRGIYPEEQFSKVRKYGIPLLLIQDEAVKAYISSITSQLAEWLGCGKLQRIVLVIMSKASSEVLERWNFNIETDKEVVQKGVSREKSDKEIMREIQAIMRQITSSITYLPCLDEPCIFDVLAYTDRDLSVPVSWLETDARLIKNAQVVKLHAFDTSIHRVDTLVSYRTDDMGEQ; the protein is encoded by the exons ATGAGTTGTGCACGCACCGCCAGGGACATTATCACTCTTAAGGGCTCTGCAGCCATTGTCAGCGAGTTCTTTG CTTATGCAGCCAACAG TATTCTGTACAATCGAGGCATTTATCCTGAAGAGCAATTCAGCAAGGTCAGGAAATATGGCATTCCATTGCTGCTGATTCAGGATGAAGCAGTCAAGGCTTACATTTCCTCCATAACTTCTCAACTAGCAG AGTGGCTGGGGTGTGGAAAGCTGCAGAGAATTGTTCTGGTGATAATGAGCAAAGCCTCATCAGAGGTGCTTGAAAGATGGAATTTCAATATTGAGACAGATAAGGAAGTCGTCCAGAAAGG TGTCTCCAGAGAGAAGAGTGACAAAGAAATAATGAGAGAGATTCAGGCAATCATGCGCCAAATTACATCTAGCATCACCTACCTCCCATGCCTTGATGAGCCAT GCATATTTGATGTACTTGCCTACACAGATAGGGATTTATCAGTTCCAGTATCTTGGCTGGAGACTGATGCTAGACTGATAAAGAATGCTCAAGTAGTGAAATTGCATGCTTTTGACACTAGT ATACATCGAGTGGATACTTTGGTTTCATACAGAACAGATGACATGGGTGAGCAATAG
- the LOC131065604 gene encoding transcription repressor MYB5 isoform X2 has product MSYIQAHGQGRWRSLSKKAGLLRSGKSCRLRWMNYLRPDVKRGHILPEEEDLILRLHRLLGNRWSLIAGRIPGRTDNDIKNYWNSHLSKKLIKQGIDPRTHRPLSESEDIWWIPQDSNMQQNILQYTTTPESADPEIHDKDSDFTIPDLKEDQICSSMATPEISCLQSAPTILPFVSEKDACIEMNDSNCSETPKQLTYSSWFPYSLPETPMGTANGNSSSYMHPSYLESLINEEFELLEPTVGYNSVSRLCPHQSELPTPGYEFWSALHSPSTHYHPPC; this is encoded by the exons ATGAGTTATATCCAGGCTCATGGCCAAGGCCGTTGGAGATCTCTTTCCAAGAAAGCAG GCCTGCTTCGATCGGGAAAAAGCTGTAGATTGCGATGGATGAATTATCTTCGACCTGACGTCAAACGAGGACATATTTTACCTGAAGAAGAAGATTTAATTCTCAGGCTCCATCGACTTCTGGGAAACAG ATGGTCTTTGATCGCGGGACGTATACCAGGAAGGACTGATAATGACATAAAAAACTACTGGAACAGTCACCTAAGCAAAAAACTTATTAAGCAGGGCATAGATCCTCGCACACACAGGCCCCTCTCTGAATCTGAGGACATATGGTGGATCCCTCAAGACAGCAATATGCAGCAAAACATTCTCCAATACACTACAACACCAGAAAGTGCTGATCCAGAAATACATGACAAAGATTCAGATTTCACAATACCAGATCTTAAGGAGGACCAGATTTGCTCTTCAATGGCTACACCAGAAATCTCTTGTTTACAGAGTGCACCCACCATTTTGCCTTTCGTCAGTGAGAAGGATGCCTGTATTGAAATGAACGATTCCAATTGTTCTGAGACTCCGAAACAGTTAACATACAGCAGCTGGTTTCCTTATTCTCTTCCTGAAACTCCAATGGGAACAGCTAATGGAAATAGCAGTTCATATATGCATCCTTCATATCTGGAATCACTTATCAATGAAGAGTTTGAGTTGCTAGAGCCTACTGTTGGATATAATTCTGTTTCACGGTTGTGCCCACATCAATCTGAACTTCCAACCCCTGGCTATGAATTCTGGTCTGCACTCCACTCTCCCAGCACACATTACCATCCTCCTTGTTGA
- the LOC131065604 gene encoding transcription repressor MYB5 isoform X1: MAMGRTPCSKKVGLKRGPWTPEEDLRLMSYIQAHGQGRWRSLSKKAGLLRSGKSCRLRWMNYLRPDVKRGHILPEEEDLILRLHRLLGNRWSLIAGRIPGRTDNDIKNYWNSHLSKKLIKQGIDPRTHRPLSESEDIWWIPQDSNMQQNILQYTTTPESADPEIHDKDSDFTIPDLKEDQICSSMATPEISCLQSAPTILPFVSEKDACIEMNDSNCSETPKQLTYSSWFPYSLPETPMGTANGNSSSYMHPSYLESLINEEFELLEPTVGYNSVSRLCPHQSELPTPGYEFWSALHSPSTHYHPPC; this comes from the exons ATGGCTATGGGACGGACTCCTTGCAGTAAAAAGGTGGGACTTAAAAGAGGTCCATGGACACCTGAAGAAGATCTCCGTTTAATGAGTTATATCCAGGCTCATGGCCAAGGCCGTTGGAGATCTCTTTCCAAGAAAGCAG GCCTGCTTCGATCGGGAAAAAGCTGTAGATTGCGATGGATGAATTATCTTCGACCTGACGTCAAACGAGGACATATTTTACCTGAAGAAGAAGATTTAATTCTCAGGCTCCATCGACTTCTGGGAAACAG ATGGTCTTTGATCGCGGGACGTATACCAGGAAGGACTGATAATGACATAAAAAACTACTGGAACAGTCACCTAAGCAAAAAACTTATTAAGCAGGGCATAGATCCTCGCACACACAGGCCCCTCTCTGAATCTGAGGACATATGGTGGATCCCTCAAGACAGCAATATGCAGCAAAACATTCTCCAATACACTACAACACCAGAAAGTGCTGATCCAGAAATACATGACAAAGATTCAGATTTCACAATACCAGATCTTAAGGAGGACCAGATTTGCTCTTCAATGGCTACACCAGAAATCTCTTGTTTACAGAGTGCACCCACCATTTTGCCTTTCGTCAGTGAGAAGGATGCCTGTATTGAAATGAACGATTCCAATTGTTCTGAGACTCCGAAACAGTTAACATACAGCAGCTGGTTTCCTTATTCTCTTCCTGAAACTCCAATGGGAACAGCTAATGGAAATAGCAGTTCATATATGCATCCTTCATATCTGGAATCACTTATCAATGAAGAGTTTGAGTTGCTAGAGCCTACTGTTGGATATAATTCTGTTTCACGGTTGTGCCCACATCAATCTGAACTTCCAACCCCTGGCTATGAATTCTGGTCTGCACTCCACTCTCCCAGCACACATTACCATCCTCCTTGTTGA